CCAAACTTTTATTGAGTTATTCGATTTTTCATCGCTTACATAAGCCCTTGAAGTTAGTGGCATAGTTAGAATTTCAATTGTGGGGTCACCAAGCAAATTATATTCATATAGGGTTAGATAATCATATTCATTTTTAAATGTAAGTGTAGTTATATAGTCTATTTTTGACCTCGAAAATATTTCGCCAACACTTTTGCATCCATCATAATACGCCCTGAAAAATGCCCTGTCAAGATAGCCCGCCAGCCCCGATTTTATTGCATTTCCCAGATATACATACGCCACCCTACTGCTGCCAGAATATGCAATTGCCCCGTAATTGCTCAAAACAAATTTTTCTCCAAAGCAATCGGTTGTGTCAAATTCATTTGTTGAGCATGCCATTGCAAAAACAACTGGGAAATATCTATTTCTAAGCAAGTTTAAATCATCAACCCAGAAGCCGCCACTCTCCCAACCCATACCATATGGATTTCCATGAGAAGCAAAATTCAAGAGTAATGCTCCTTCATTTATAAATTTTGCAATATTAAATGCATTTGCATCCCCGTTCTTTTTATAGTCATTAGTCTCATATAGTCTAATTACATCAAGGTTTATGTTCTTGTTTATTTCTTCCTTCAAATATTCTCCCTCCCTTTCAATTGTATCCCAGAAAAGCTCAACTCCAACTGCTATTGCCCTCATAGGAGGGGAGGAATAATTTATTATCTTTTCAACCACAATATTTAATTCATTTTCATCGCTAACAGGAAGGCGAGATAAATATACATCAGGAGCTAAATCTGGCTTATCTTCAATTCTCTCGCCATATTTTTTATCCCTATCATTATCCCATGAGGAAAAAGATCCATTTGCATAGTATATGTCTGCGTAATAAAGATCACAGGGAGCTTCATTTGGATCTTCTATAGCAAGGGAAGCATACCTAACAGGAAATATATCCGCATCCCCTACAAGCATAACATATTTTATTCCCCATTCCTCAATTGCATTTTTTATGAAATACTTCACTTTTTCAGCATCATCCCTGCCATTTCTCGCTACATTACTACTATAAATTTCATTAAGTCCTACTACTATTGTCTTTATTCCTTTGCTTTCCTTATGCTGTTTTAATGTTTCAAGCTCATTAAGCCATGCATCTGGTGAAATTATTAAGAAATCATATAGCGAGGCGCTTTCGGTTTTTTCTGGCAAAACATAATCAATTTTTACATCAAATTCTGCATGCAAAACTTCATTTCTCAAAGCATTATATCTGAAAGGATAAAGATATAAGGAAAGGAAAATTACTCTTTCGCCATTATTTATTCCTGCATGAATTTCATATTCATACCAACTTGAAGGATAAAACTCATCCCTGCTATATATCTCGCTTTCTTTTATTTCAAATTTTTTTGGATATGGAGCGGGAGCTGGCTTTATTTTTTCCTTTAATTTTATCTTTTCAACATTTTTCTCCTTTACTTTTACTTCCTTTATTTCAGTTCCAGATGGAAATACATATGTTTCATATTCATATGGCAAAACTGGATAGCCTTCTTTATAGATAAAATTTGTATAGCCAGAAAAGATATTTTCATTGCCTTCATAATTTACCGCTGGATAAAATGGCATTTGAAAAAGGAAAATAATTAATGCTATAATTAATTTCTTCATGCTTTGAATATTATTCTAGTTTAAAAATTTATCATTGATAATTTTTTAACAGATTGACCGCAATTGCTCCCTATTTCTATCTCCTCCTTTGTACCTATACTTAATATTACATCAAATCCCTCCTCAATAAGTTCATCAAAAATTTTTGGTTTTTCTGTTTTTTCATAAGAAATTAAAGTATGGAACCCGTGCTTTATGACATTTTCTGTTGGATTTAAAGGAGTAATTTTTATCAAAAATTTATCTGGATTGAAATATTTAGATATAATTTTAGCATCTACAGGAAATTCTTTTGCCATCGCAAAATTAAGATTTATTTTTCTATCTCCTTTTTTCCAGTAAATTTCTCCAAAATCTGCAATTTCTTCAAAGCTCATTTTTGGAATAGGCATAATTTCATCTCTTATTTTTTCATCAGTAGTATTTATCGAAAATTGCATCTGAAATTTCCCATTTTTATAAAATTCATCTTTAATATCTGCAATTTTGTAAAGAGTTTTCTTGCTTGATTTTGGTGCAACTGTTGCAATGCATGGAATCAGAGAATTGTCTTTTATCTCCTCTCTGAGTAAGACCAATGCATCTAAAACATTTGGATTTAAAAGTGGCTCCCCCATTCTTGCAAAATGGACTTTCAATTTTTCTGTTTTTAAATAATTTCTTGAGTTTAAAACAAATCTTATTTGCGAGAGAATTTCATTCGATGTAAGATTCCCCAAGAACTTCCCACCAGCATCACAAATCTTGCAATTTACAGGACATCCAAACTGAGTTGAAACTATGATGCACCATTTTTTCTCTCTATGAGTGCCGGGTTCTACAGCATCAACGAATTCAACAAGATGATTTTCTCTTAACATAGCGGTATATATAAAAGCATTTTCTTCATTACCTATTCTTGATACTATTTTCATTTTTCACCCCTTAAATATTTTATCACGCCCTGCGCCGCCATAATTCCTGTTGCTAATGCAATTGGTATATATCTTGTTTCTGGCATTGCAAAATCACCCGCAATAAATAATCCAGGATAAACTTCGGTTGAATTTTTCCTCACTCTAATATTTTTTGGAAGAATTGATTTATCCCTCCTTTTCCCATAACATATTAGTATTTTATCCACCTCAATTATCTTATCATTTGGTAAAATTTTAATTAATATTTTATCATTTTTCTTTATTATCTTAGCATTATTGCATTCAAAAATCTCAACATTCTTCATTTTCTTGACTTTTTTAACAATATCTTCAATTGCTTTTATCTTTCTCCCTATAAGATATATTCTCGATGCTGATGAAAATCTTAAAGCAGCATCAAAAGCAGCGTCCCCCAATCCAAGAATTGCAATAACTTTTTTATCATAATCATTCAAATCTCTTGCTCTTGTATAGATATTTTTGCTCTTTTTTCCTACATTTACTAATCCTATAGCCACAATTAAACTTCTTGATTTATATCTTTTTTCCTTACATATTACATTGAAGTTTTCTTCTCCAATTTTAATTTTTAGAACCTCATCGAAAATAAATTTTACCCCATTTTGCAATAAATGCTCTTCAAATTTTTTAGCAAGGATACAACCCCTTATTCCATCAGGAAAACCTGGAATATTTTCTATTATGTTTGCATCAATTAGTGAGCCACCTATTTTCTCCTTTTCAATCACCAGCACATCAAAACCACTTCTTTTAAGATGAATTGCTGCCGCGCATCCCGCTGGCCCGCCGCCCACAACTATGCAATCAAAAAGATTTTTCATTTTGCACTTCCTCAGTCGTAACAATTTTTGCGAAACCGTGCGAAAGATTCAGCAATGTTGCAAAATGATATTCCTCTTTATATGTGGCTGTTGCATCACAGATAAAATAAACATCGTAGTTATGGCAGAATGCATCTCTTGCTGTGCTCTCGCAACATAAATTTGTTAGAAGGCCTGAAATATAAACTCTTTCAATATTCCATTTTTTTAGGATATCATTTAAATTTGTATTCCAGAAAGCTGAATATCTGCTCTTTTCAACTATAATTCCTTCCCTAGTTATTCTCGGGTCTATTTCCGCAAAACTCTTATCTATCAATTTCCCCCACCACTTAAGCATGCAGTTATTCCTCTCTCTTGAATCAATATGCTTTGTTTTAACTATATTTTTACCGAATAAATCAGTCAAATTTATAACATTTTCAATAATTTCCTCGCCCGCCGGCACATATGCATGTGATTTTACATCCAAAAAATAGTTTTGCATATCTATTATAAGCAAAGCGGCTTTTTCTATATCAATATTTACATTCTTTCTTCCCCTTGTATTCCTTAATTTTTCAAGCCATGTTTTTTTATTTCCCATATATCTTTCTTTCATGGATAAGCTCTCCCCAAAAGGCGTGGAAATGGTGTTGCATCCCTTATATGCTCTAGCTTTGCAATCCAGCATAAAAGGCGCTCCAAACCCAAGCCAAACCCTGAATGGGGAACTGAGCCATATCTCCTCAAATCAAAATACCATTCATAATTTTCAATTTTTGCCCCATCTTTCTTTAGCCTTTCAATCATGCTTTCTATATTCTCCTCTCTTTCAGAGCCACCTATAATTTCCCCATATCCTTCAGGAGCAAGCATGTCGGAGCATTCAACTGTTTTTTTGTCTGGGGATACCTTCATATAAAATGCTTTTCCTTCTATTGGAAAATGGGTTACAAAAATTGGTTTTTCTTCGCCTTCAACAATTGCTCTTTCATGAACTGCTCCAAAATCATCCCCCCATTTTAT
The Thermoplasmatales archaeon DNA segment above includes these coding regions:
- a CDS encoding radical SAM protein, with the translated sequence MKIVSRIGNEENAFIYTAMLRENHLVEFVDAVEPGTHREKKWCIIVSTQFGCPVNCKICDAGGKFLGNLTSNEILSQIRFVLNSRNYLKTEKLKVHFARMGEPLLNPNVLDALVLLREEIKDNSLIPCIATVAPKSSKKTLYKIADIKDEFYKNGKFQMQFSINTTDEKIRDEIMPIPKMSFEEIADFGEIYWKKGDRKINLNFAMAKEFPVDAKIISKYFNPDKFLIKITPLNPTENVIKHGFHTLISYEKTEKPKIFDELIEEGFDVILSIGTKEEIEIGSNCGQSVKKLSMINF
- a CDS encoding NAD(P)/FAD-dependent oxidoreductase, which translates into the protein MKNLFDCIVVGGGPAGCAAAIHLKRSGFDVLVIEKEKIGGSLIDANIIENIPGFPDGIRGCILAKKFEEHLLQNGVKFIFDEVLKIKIGEENFNVICKEKRYKSRSLIVAIGLVNVGKKSKNIYTRARDLNDYDKKVIAILGLGDAAFDAALRFSSASRIYLIGRKIKAIEDIVKKVKKMKNVEIFECNNAKIIKKNDKILIKILPNDKIIEVDKILICYGKRRDKSILPKNIRVRKNSTEVYPGLFIAGDFAMPETRYIPIALATGIMAAQGVIKYLRGEK
- a CDS encoding isochorismatase family protein is translated as MKERYMGNKKTWLEKLRNTRGRKNVNIDIEKAALLIIDMQNYFLDVKSHAYVPAGEEIIENVINLTDLFGKNIVKTKHIDSRERNNCMLKWWGKLIDKSFAEIDPRITREGIIVEKSRYSAFWNTNLNDILKKWNIERVYISGLLTNLCCESTARDAFCHNYDVYFICDATATYKEEYHFATLLNLSHGFAKIVTTEEVQNEKSF